The Gloeomargarita sp. SRBZ-1_bins_9 sequence ACAGGGGCGGCCTGGCCGGCCGGTTTGACCTGGCAACGGCGCGAAGGAGCCTGTCGCGATTTGACCGTCCTATTTATAGCCGTGTGTCGAGCCATGGGGTTAGCCGCCCGTTTTGTCAGCGGTTACCACGAAGGGGACCCCGATTGGCCCCACCGCCATTTACACGCCTGGGCAGAAGTCTATCTCCCCGGTGCCGGCTGGCGTGGCTACGACCCCACCCACGGTTTGGCCGTCAACGACCGCTACGTGGCCCTAACCGCCCGGCCCCATCCCCAGGACACCCTACCCGTGACCGGCCAAGTACTGACCCCCGGTGTGACAGGGACCTTGACCTATGAGATCGCCATTACTCCTGGGCCGGCGACGACTCAGCCCGCTCCTGCTTCAGGCGATTCAACAGGGCAATGACGCGGCTCCCCCGCTCTAGGGAGGTATCTTCCCGGAAAACCACCTCAGGGGTACGGCGCAGGCGAATCCGTTGCCCCAGCACCGACCGTACGTAACCCGTTGCCGAATGCAACCCTGCCATGGTTTGCGCCCGCACCTCCGGCGGCCCGTAAATACTCACATAAATCTGGGCATGCTGCAAATCCCCCGACACCTCCACATCCGTTACGCTCACCAGTCCTTGCCCCACCCGGTCGTCCTTGATGCCCTTGAGCAGCAACTGGCTCACCTCCCGCTTGATCAGTTCTGCAACCCGCTCCACCCGGCGACTGGTAGCCATAGGTTCTCCTCCTTGTGTGGCACTGCCAAGCCCTAGGATGCCGCCACCGGAGCCGACGGTGTGAGATCGCCGCCCTTGCGCATATCCGCCAACACCGCCCGCGCCTGGTTCAACCGGTCCAGCGTACTGCGATACAGTTCCAGGTCCCGCTGCACCTTTTCTGGATTCCACTGTATCCCCTGGGCTAAGGTTTGGACCGCCTGGGGCCACTGCTCCGGCGTCTCCGGCAGCACCGTCTGCACCAACGTCCACAGCCCCACCGCCGCCAGGCGACTGTACTTGGGAATCGGGGGCGTTACCCAGGCCTGCAACTCCCGCTGCAACGGGTCATGGTCGGAAAACCCCGTTTCCGGTTGAGCCAACCACGCCCGCAAGCGCGCCCCACTTTCCCCTTGCGCCAACGCCAGCAACTGTTGCGCATCCTGCCGGTACTGCTGGGGGTCCTGGTGGAGGGAGCAACACAACGCCCGAAAAATTGACTCCCGGTGCGCCGCCGGTGTGTAATGCTGCATCAAGGTATCAAAGGCCGTCACCACCCCCAGGGCATACAAGGGCCGGTAACGAAAGGCCACATTGACGTGCAGCAGGTGCATCTCCACCAACAACTCCTCCACCACCCGTTGATAGACCGAATGAATCGGGCGGGGATGGTACTGGTAAAAAGCCCGCTTGGTATCGGCAACCGTCGGTACAGCAGACACAGGCGCAAACCCCGGCAAGCGACTGTTATTTATCTTACCCTGTTCCCGGCCTAGCGCCCCAACCCCAACACACTCGCCAGGGACCGGGCAGCATTCGACGGTTCCATGGCATCCAGGGCAGCCGTCGGTTCATAGCCACAATGCACCATGCAGTCCCGGCATTTGGGGTTGCCGCTGGCGTGACCGTACTTTTCCCACGCCGTCGTTTCCAGCAATTCCTGATAGCTTTGGCAGTGACCTTCGTTGAGCAAATAACAGGGCCTTTGCCAACCTAGGACACTGTAACTTGGCATCCCCCAGGGCGTGCATTCGTAGTCCTTTTCACCAATGAGAAAGTCCAAAAACAGGGGGTTGTGGTTGAAATTCCATTTTTTGAGACCTCGGCGGTAGGGGGCCAGGATTTGCCGAAACAGCGCCCGTGTCTGCTCCCGCTGGAGAAAGTGTTCCTGGTCCGGCGCCCATTCATAGCTGTAGCCTGGGGAAACCATCATCCCATCCACCCCCAATTCCGTCAGGAAATCAAACAACTCCTGGATTTCCTCCGGTTGGGTACCGGCAAAAACGGTAGTATTGGTCGTCACCCGAAAGCCCGCCTTTTTGGCCGCCTTAATGGCCCTAATGGCAATATCGAACACCCCCTGCCGGTTCACCGATTGATCATGGCGCTCCCGCATCCCGTCAATATGCACGCTGAAGGCAAAGTAAGGGGACGGCTTAAATTTGTGTAAACTCTTCTCCAGCAGCAGACCGTTGGTACACAGATAGACAAACTTGCGGCGTGCCACCAGCCCGGCCACGATTTCATCAATCTGGGGATGCAACAGGGGTTCCCCACCAGGAATGGCCACGATAGGCGCGCCGCACTCCTCAACGGCCCGGAAACATTCCTCTGGGGTGAGATGCCGTTTCAGTACCTCCGGTGGATGTTGAATCTTACCACAGCCGGCGCAGGCCAAATTACAGCGAAACAGGGGTTCTAGCATCAAAGTCAGGGCAAACTTCTTACGCCCCAGCATCCGTTGGGTTACTAAATACTTCCCGACTTCCAGCGCCTGCAACCAGTGAATGGCCATGCTGCAACTCCTCACCACAGGGGTTTCCCATCTGCCACTGTAAAGGATTTCCCCCCGCCTGGCAAGTCAGAGGTGTCCGGTATCGTCCCTTGACACGGTTGCTTAAGGGACAGAGGCTATTTGATTTGCACTGACGTTGTATAGAAGCTACTGCCCGACGATTTATAATGCTAGGGGTAGAACTGTTGCCGATAGCCCATGACTGCCGGTTTACCGTTGCGCCTTCCCCCCACCTTACGCTGGACAGAAACCGAGTTTCGGGAATGGGTAAAAGCCAATCCCGACCTGCGCTGGGAACTCACTGCCGATGGGGAACCGCTAGCTATGCCGCCAACGGGAGGGGAAACCGGATTTTACAACGCTAATTTGAACGCTAACTTCATCCTGTGGAACCGGCAAACGGCTTTGGGTTATGTATTTGATTCCTCCACGGGTTTTCGGTTACCTAATGGGGCGATTCGTTCGCCGGCTGTGGCCTGGATTGCCAAGGAAAAGTGGGATTGTTTATCGCTGGAGGAATGTCGAGGTTTGGTCCCCTTGTGCCCTGATTTTGTAGTGGAGATCCTCTCGCCTGCGGACGACCCTAACCTGGTGCGGGCTAAGATGGCGGAATACTTGGCTAACGGGGCGCGCTTGGGTTGGTTGATGGACCCGCAACAACAAACAGTGACCATTTATCGCCCTGGTGTGGCCCCCCGCACCCAAGATTTCGCCGTGCCGTTGACGGGGGAAGAGGTGCTGCCGGGACTGGTGGTGAATTTAACATCTCTCCTAGGTTCCTAAGGGCGATGGAGTACCGCCGTTTTGGTCGCACGGAGTTGGCCATGCCGGTGTTTTCCTGCGGCGGGATGCGCTACCAGTACAAGTGGCAAGACCAGGACCCGGCGGCTATCCCCAAGGACAACCAGGAAAACCTGCGGGCAACGATTCACCGGGCTTGGGAACTGGGGATTACCCACATCGAAACGGCAAGGGGTTACGGCACTTCTGAGATGCAGTTGGGTTGGGTTTTGGGGGAATTTCCCCGCGACAAATTAATTGTGCAAACCAAGATTGCTCCGACGCCCGATGCCCAGGAATTTGCCCATAAATTCGCCACCTCCCTGCGCTATTTACAACTGGAGTATGTGGATTTGTTGGCGATTCACGGGATCAATTTGCCTGAGCATTTGCAGTGGAGCTTGCAGGTGTGCTTACCCCTGGTGCGGCAATGGCAACGGGAAGGCCGGGTGCACTTTGTGGGGTTTTCCACCCATGGACATGTGAGCTTGATTACCCAGGCCATCAATACGGGGGAATTTGATTACGTCAACCTGCACTGGTATTACATTTTTCAGGAGAATTGGCCAGCTATTTTGGCGGCGGAGAAACAGGACATGGGGGTGTTCATTATTAGCCCGAGTGACAAGGGCGGGCATCTGTACAACCCCCCGGACAAGCTGGTGCGTTTGTGCCACCCCCTGCATCCCATGGTGTTTAATGATTTGTTTTGTTTAAGTCATCCCCAGGTGCATACCTTGAGTGTGGGGGCGTCCTGCCCTGGAGACTTTGACACCCATTTGCAAACGCTGCCCCTGTTACCCCAGGCCCAGCGGGTGCTACCCCCCATTCTCCAGCGGTTGGAGCAAGCAGCCATCGAAGCCCTCGGGCGCGAGTGGTATGAGCAATGGGCGGTGAATTTGCCCCCCTGGTTCGAGACGCCGGGTCAGATCAATATGCCCCTGATTTTACGGTTGCTCAACCTGGCGGAGGCCTTTGACCTGTGGGAGTACAGCCGGGCGCGCTATGGCATGTTAGGGCCGGGGGGCCATTGGGTGCCGGGGCGCAATGCCGCCGATTTGCCCCTAGGGGAACTCAGGGCCTGTTTGGCTCGGCATCCCCAGCCGGAGGAGGTGTTGCGGCGATTGCAGCGGGCCCATCGGTTGTTGGGGGGAGCAACCGGCCAGCGCTTATCAGGGGCTTGAGCCAGGGTTCTGTGGAACAACTGGGGGGTGCCACTTTGATCAGGGGAGCCAACTCCAGGAGGTCGGGCGCCAATTTCCCCTGCACCGCCCAGGCAAAATAACGCTCCTGAATCCGGTCCAGTTGCAGGTGCAGATTGAGTTGCTGGGCCCATTGGAAAAGGTGTCGCCAGCGCTGAATCCCCAACCGTAGTAACGCCGCCGGCCCATGGCTGAGTAATCCTTCTAACCAGGTGAGCAGCAAGCGTTCGATGATTTGCCGCCCTTCGGGGATCTCCAGCCGCACCCCCACTTGGTCCACCTCCTGGGCCAGGCTATGCAGCTCCTGTAAATAGGCCAGACCGTTGGGGGGGCTATCCTGCAGGGGATTGCTCGTTTCCAGCTCCAACTGCCGCAGGAGCATCATGGCCCGCTGGCTCAAGCTGATGGCCGCCGCCACCTGCAACTCCTGGGGCACAGGCAGATGGTCCCGCCGGAAGGCCATCACCACGCCGTAGTTTTCCCGATAGACCTGGCTGTAGAGCTGGTCGAGGTGCGTCAGGGTGGTCTGGGCTAGGAAGGTGATGATGCGCTGGCGCTCTTCGCTGAACACATCCCGCAGACCGTAGCAGGCGCCACCGTTGAACAGACGGGCCATGGCCAGCACCGTTTGCGCTCCGCTGCCCTGGTGAAACACCTGTACCAGCTGATCCCGCAACTGCTGATAGGCTTTGCGTCCCTTGTAGAGCTGGAGGCAACAGTGAAAATCCCAACCGCCCAAGTGCAGAACCGCCAGGACCAAGTGTTGCCTCTCCCAGGTGATCACCGACGTGATCGTGACCTCCCCCACCGCCAACGTCAAAGTGCCCAGCCGGTAAATTTGATAGTCCTTTTGGTCAATGCGGTAGCAGTAGAGTTGTTCCTGGCGGGGATAGGTGGTGTACAGGGAACTAATGCCGTAGTGGGCGGCCACCTGGGCCATGGTCACCCGGGCCGTTTCCACCCGTTGTTGGTACACCACCTCGCCGTTAACGTACTGGGGTAAGTTGCTAGGGGCTAAAGCCAGCCGCTTGCGAAACTCCGGTTCCAAATCTTGACCGGTGACCTCCCGCGCCCAAGTGATCGCCCGGTCGGCATAGCGCAGGATTTGTACCCCTTCGGGCCGGGACAGTTCGTCGAAGAACCACCCGCAACTGGTGAACATCAACAACCGGTAGCGCTGCATTTCCAACAAGCGCAACACATCCACCTGTTCTTCCGGCGTCAGGGGATAGCGCTGGTGCCGGGCCAAAAAAGCTTGGGTCTGCTCCCGGGTCCGTTCCCGAATGACCTGGATGTATTCGTCCCGCGCCTGCCAGGGGTTGACCAGCCAGTCCCCCGCCCATTCCTCATACAGGGCGTCCAGTTGCTGGGCCAGCCAGTCCAGACTTTGGCGCAGGGGCAACCGCCACTTTTGGTGCCAGCCTCCCCCCCCGCCACAGCCGCAATCCGATCGCCAGCGTTCCACCCCATGGGCGCAACTCCAGGCTGTGCGGGGCTTGATGACGATCTCCCACTCGGGCGGGTGCAAGCTCAGGTAATGGGCAAAATTGGTCACCTTCCAGCCACGCCGGGGAATTTCCCG is a genomic window containing:
- a CDS encoding Uma2 family endonuclease; its protein translation is MTAGLPLRLPPTLRWTETEFREWVKANPDLRWELTADGEPLAMPPTGGETGFYNANLNANFILWNRQTALGYVFDSSTGFRLPNGAIRSPAVAWIAKEKWDCLSLEECRGLVPLCPDFVVEILSPADDPNLVRAKMAEYLANGARLGWLMDPQQQTVTIYRPGVAPRTQDFAVPLTGEEVLPGLVVNLTSLLGS
- a CDS encoding aldo/keto reductase — protein: MEYRRFGRTELAMPVFSCGGMRYQYKWQDQDPAAIPKDNQENLRATIHRAWELGITHIETARGYGTSEMQLGWVLGEFPRDKLIVQTKIAPTPDAQEFAHKFATSLRYLQLEYVDLLAIHGINLPEHLQWSLQVCLPLVRQWQREGRVHFVGFSTHGHVSLITQAINTGEFDYVNLHWYYIFQENWPAILAAEKQDMGVFIISPSDKGGHLYNPPDKLVRLCHPLHPMVFNDLFCLSHPQVHTLSVGASCPGDFDTHLQTLPLLPQAQRVLPPILQRLEQAAIEALGREWYEQWAVNLPPWFETPGQINMPLILRLLNLAEAFDLWEYSRARYGMLGPGGHWVPGRNAADLPLGELRACLARHPQPEEVLRRLQRAHRLLGGATGQRLSGA
- the psb29 gene encoding photosystem II biogenesis protein Psp29 gives rise to the protein MSAVPTVADTKRAFYQYHPRPIHSVYQRVVEELLVEMHLLHVNVAFRYRPLYALGVVTAFDTLMQHYTPAAHRESIFRALCCSLHQDPQQYRQDAQQLLALAQGESGARLRAWLAQPETGFSDHDPLQRELQAWVTPPIPKYSRLAAVGLWTLVQTVLPETPEQWPQAVQTLAQGIQWNPEKVQRDLELYRSTLDRLNQARAVLADMRKGGDLTPSAPVAAS
- the rbfA gene encoding 30S ribosome-binding factor RbfA; translated protein: MATSRRVERVAELIKREVSQLLLKGIKDDRVGQGLVSVTDVEVSGDLQHAQIYVSIYGPPEVRAQTMAGLHSATGYVRSVLGQRIRLRRTPEVVFREDTSLERGSRVIALLNRLKQERAESSPAQE
- a CDS encoding DUF3536 domain-containing protein, with product MGPTEVYVTIHGHFYQPPRENPYLEAIERQEGAAPFHDWNERIFHECYRPNAFARVLSDDGDVIDIVNNFEYLSFNIGPTLFSWLERYDLETYQRILEADRRSCERLNGHGNAIAQVYNHIIMPLASTRDKFTQVRWAKADFFARFGRWPEGMWLAETAIDYETLAVLVAEGFKFTIIAPSQAQRCRPLAGGEWLEVGGGQIDPTRPYLCRIPDEVLPEYGRQRSIAIFVYDGPISGDMGFGDVLCSSQTLVGRLGMAVQPGRTQLIAVATDGETFGHHKKGAEKTIAYALTREIPRRGWKVTNFAHYLSLHPPEWEIVIKPRTAWSCAHGVERWRSDCGCGGGGGWHQKWRLPLRQSLDWLAQQLDALYEEWAGDWLVNPWQARDEYIQVIRERTREQTQAFLARHQRYPLTPEEQVDVLRLLEMQRYRLLMFTSCGWFFDELSRPEGVQILRYADRAITWAREVTGQDLEPEFRKRLALAPSNLPQYVNGEVVYQQRVETARVTMAQVAAHYGISSLYTTYPRQEQLYCYRIDQKDYQIYRLGTLTLAVGEVTITSVITWERQHLVLAVLHLGGWDFHCCLQLYKGRKAYQQLRDQLVQVFHQGSGAQTVLAMARLFNGGACYGLRDVFSEERQRIITFLAQTTLTHLDQLYSQVYRENYGVVMAFRRDHLPVPQELQVAAAISLSQRAMMLLRQLELETSNPLQDSPPNGLAYLQELHSLAQEVDQVGVRLEIPEGRQIIERLLLTWLEGLLSHGPAALLRLGIQRWRHLFQWAQQLNLHLQLDRIQERYFAWAVQGKLAPDLLELAPLIKVAPPSCSTEPWLKPLISAGRLLPPTTDGPAAIAATPPPAGDAEPNRP
- the hpnH gene encoding adenosyl-hopene transferase HpnH; translation: MAIHWLQALEVGKYLVTQRMLGRKKFALTLMLEPLFRCNLACAGCGKIQHPPEVLKRHLTPEECFRAVEECGAPIVAIPGGEPLLHPQIDEIVAGLVARRKFVYLCTNGLLLEKSLHKFKPSPYFAFSVHIDGMRERHDQSVNRQGVFDIAIRAIKAAKKAGFRVTTNTTVFAGTQPEEIQELFDFLTELGVDGMMVSPGYSYEWAPDQEHFLQREQTRALFRQILAPYRRGLKKWNFNHNPLFLDFLIGEKDYECTPWGMPSYSVLGWQRPCYLLNEGHCQSYQELLETTAWEKYGHASGNPKCRDCMVHCGYEPTAALDAMEPSNAARSLASVLGLGR